In Rathayibacter sp. VKM Ac-2762, one DNA window encodes the following:
- a CDS encoding ATP-binding cassette domain-containing protein: protein MISIDSLTKRYRGTTAVSELSFSARPGAVTALLGPNGAGKSTTLRILLGLEQPDGGTATFDGVPYRSMREPMRSVGALLDAGWVHPLRTVSAHLRWMAQSNGIPRERIGEVLEIVGLQSVAGRRCGKLSLGMRQRVGLAGALLGDPDHLILDEPANGLDPEGVQWIRAFMRRFADSGRVVLMSSHMLGEVEQSCDEVVVIARGSARYTGGIEQFTARGGSGRVRVRAAEPERLAAVLAESGVVCSDVVAGARGPEFTVEDSDEQTVAEAAAAAGLLVFEISAERSSVEEAFFREVGDGAEFRGRL from the coding sequence GTGATCTCGATCGATTCCCTCACGAAGCGCTACCGCGGCACGACCGCCGTCTCCGAGCTCTCGTTCTCGGCGCGACCCGGCGCGGTCACCGCACTCCTCGGACCCAACGGCGCCGGCAAGTCGACGACCCTCCGCATCCTGCTCGGGCTCGAGCAGCCCGACGGCGGGACCGCCACGTTCGACGGCGTCCCCTACCGGTCGATGCGCGAGCCGATGCGCAGCGTGGGCGCGCTGCTGGATGCGGGCTGGGTGCATCCGCTGAGGACGGTCTCCGCGCACCTGCGCTGGATGGCGCAGTCGAACGGCATCCCGCGCGAGCGCATCGGCGAGGTCCTCGAGATCGTCGGCCTCCAGAGCGTCGCCGGTCGCCGCTGCGGCAAGCTCTCGCTCGGGATGCGCCAGCGGGTCGGCCTCGCCGGAGCGCTGCTGGGCGACCCCGACCACCTCATCCTCGACGAGCCGGCGAACGGTCTCGATCCCGAGGGCGTCCAGTGGATCCGCGCCTTCATGCGGCGATTCGCGGACAGCGGGCGCGTGGTGCTGATGTCCAGCCACATGCTGGGCGAAGTGGAGCAGAGCTGCGACGAGGTCGTCGTGATCGCCCGGGGCTCCGCCCGGTACACGGGCGGCATCGAGCAGTTCACCGCCCGCGGCGGGTCGGGGAGGGTCCGGGTCCGCGCGGCGGAGCCCGAGCGCCTCGCGGCCGTCCTCGCCGAGAGCGGGGTGGTCTGCTCCGACGTCGTCGCAGGTGCGCGTGGGCCGGAGTTCACAGTGGAGGACAGCGACGAGCAGACGGTCGCCGAGGCGGCTGCGGCTGCCGGACTCCTCGTCTTCGAGATCAGCGCCGAGCGGTCGTCCGTCGAGGAGGCCTTCTTCCGCGAGGTCGGTGACGGAGCCGAGTTCCGGGGAAGGCTCTAG